Part of the Labilibaculum antarcticum genome, TCATCCGAAACTTTTGCAATTTCCTCAACAAGACGCTGAACAATAGGTTTTCCTGCAATTGGAATTAAAGGTTTTGGTACGGTTAAAGTGTGAGGACGCATGCGTTTCCCCATTCCTGCCATTGGAACAATTATTTTCATTTGTTATAATATATTGTAGTAGTGAATTGTAAAATAACTAAAAACAAGATCAAATGTACAGTTTTGCAATTTGTTTTGATCCAAATTAATAATTTTTAACGCATTAAGATTTTCCCGTGTGTCCAAATCCTCCTGCGCCTCTTTCTGATGCTTCCAAGTCTTCAACCGGCTCCCAACTTACTGTTTCATGAGCAGCAACAACCATTTGGCAAATTCTATCTCCATCTTTAATCTCTACAAGGGTATTTGAAAGATTAGCAAGAATCACTCCAATTTCTCCACGGTAATCTGCATCAATGGTGCCTGGTGTATTTAATACTGTCACCCCTTCTTTTAGGGCCATGCCCGAACGCGGACGAATTTGAGCTTCGAATCCTGCCGGTAACTCTATAAATAATCCGGTTTTAATTAATTTACGTTCCAAAGATTTTAAAAATACCGGTTCGTTTAGATTTGCTCTAAGATCCATACCTGCAGATAATTCTGTGCTATATTTAGGCAGATCGTGTTTTGATTTATTAACGATTTTCACTTTCATATGTTTATAATTGTATGTTTTTGCCATATGGAACTTACCATGCTGAGATA contains:
- the dut gene encoding dUTP diphosphatase, which produces MKVKIVNKSKHDLPKYSTELSAGMDLRANLNEPVFLKSLERKLIKTGLFIELPAGFEAQIRPRSGMALKEGVTVLNTPGTIDADYRGEIGVILANLSNTLVEIKDGDRICQMVVAAHETVSWEPVEDLEASERGAGGFGHTGKS